A genome region from Erigeron canadensis isolate Cc75 chromosome 3, C_canadensis_v1, whole genome shotgun sequence includes the following:
- the LOC122591749 gene encoding uncharacterized protein LOC122591749 — protein sequence MIKVASWNIRGLNKAPKQKEVHQVMFENKLDVCAILESHVSSLSVDKICAKVMHSKVYIKATKKSFFCSFVYAHNRYLDRRELWNNLSLHNQFVHQKAWCLLGDFNVALNLEDKSEGSSTIDIALREFKDCIENLEVTDVNRSGLHYTWNQKARGKSGLLKKIDLVMANQDFLDSFIGVNAIFQPFRSYDHAPSILRIPLNIKYKPKPFKFFNLLVHNPKFKVVIADIWKVDVPGFWMYRVVQRLKLLKKPLRKLLYDQGNLHEKVQKLRLQLDTVQIALDKEPQNPLLTDEHAIYLQEYNNVVLDEERFLKQKAKVHWLEVGDSNIAYFHKVVKGCVSNSRIDTILDSGGNQTDGE from the exons ATGATTAAAGTAGCATCGTGGAATATAAGGGGGCTTAATAAAGCCCCAAAACAGAAAGAAGTACATCAGGTTATGTTTGAAAATAAACTGGATGTGTGTGCCATACTTGAATCTCATGTCTCGAGTTTGAGTGTGGACAAAATTTGTGCTAAG GTTATGCATTCTAAAGTGTATATCAAAGCTACTAAAAAGTCTTTTTTCTGCTCGTTTGTATATGCACATAACCGTTACTTGGATAGGCGTGAGCTGTGGAATAACCTTTCTCTCCATAACCAGTTTGTTCATCAAAAAGCGTGGTGCCTTTTAGGTGACTTTAATGTCGCTTTAAATCTTGAAGATAAGTCAGAAGGCAGCTCGACAATAGACATTGCTCTGAGAGAGTTTAAAGATTGTATTGAGAACTTGGAGGTAACTGATGTAAATAGGTCCGGATTGCATTACACATGGAATCAAAAAGCAAGAGGTAAATCTGGTTTATTAAAGAAGATTGATCTAGTTATGGCTAATCAGGATTTTCTTGATAGTTTCATTGGTGTGAATGCTATATTTCAACCATTCAGGTCTTATGATCATGCCCCATCTATTTTAAGGATCCCTCTAAATATCAAATACAAGCCCAAGCCGTTTAAATTTTTCAATCTATTGGTTCACAACCCAAAGTTTAAAGTAGTTATTGCTGATATTTGGAAGGTCGATGTTCCTGGTTTCTGGATGTATAGGGTGGTTCAAAGGTTGAAGCTTCTTAAGAAACCGTTGAGAAAGTTATTGTATGACCAAGGTAACTTACacgaaaaagttcaaaaattgCGGCTTCAGCTGGATACGGTGCAAATAGCTTTAGATAAGGAGCCACAAAATCCATTATTAACAGATGAACATGCAATTTATCTTCAAGAATATAATAATGTTGTTTTGGATGAAGAAAGGTTCCTAAAGCAGAAAGCTAAAGTTCATTGGTTAGAAGTGGGTGACTCAAATATTGCATATTTCCACAAGGTAGTAAAGGGTTGTGTTTCTAATAGCCGGATTGATACTATTCTAGACTCTGGTGGAAATCAAACTGATGGAGAATAG